The nucleotide sequence GATTAGAAAGTTACGAAGATCGATTTGCAGAGACCACACCGTTTTCGTTCTACGCCTGGCTGCTCGGCGGCGATCGCGGCCGCGCGCGCATTCTCAAGCGGCTGGGGCCCGAGGCCGACGACGCCATCGATGAATTTCTCGAACTGGCGCTGACCTATGAGCGGAAAGCGCCCGCCTCGTTGCAGGGATTCATGGCATGGCTGCGCGCCGCCGACACCGAAGTGAAGCGCGACATGGAAATCGCGCGCGACGAAGTGCGCGTCATGACGGTGCATGGCTCAAAAGGCCTTGAAGCGCCCGTGGTGTTCCTTGTCGACACCACCACTTCGCCGGCGGACACCCAGCGGATGAACCTCATTCGCATGCCGCAGGGCAACGCAGCACCGAACGCACCGGCGGTCGTGCTGTGGGCCGGCAAGAAGGCCTACGATCTTCCTGTGGTGGCGGCGGCGCGCGACACCATGAAAGCCGACACCGAAGACGAGTACCGGCGGCTGTTGTATGTCGCGATGACGCGCGCGGCGGATCGCCTGATCGTCGGCGGCGTGCTCCCCGGCAACATGCGGTCCGTGCGGCAGCTGTCGTGGTACGATCTCATCCAGAAGGGTCTCGCAGACCCAGAGTCCGGCCTGCAATGCGAGATCATTGAAACCGGATTCGGGCCGGTGAAACGCTATGCGCGTCTCGCGGATGCCCAACCGCCGGCAGAGACCGCTGCACCGGTTCAGGAAATGCTCGCGCTCGCGCAATTTCCGGGCTGGCTGAAAACTCCCGCGCCCAGGGAAACGCCCGCAGACATTCTGCTGCGTCCCTCCGATCCATCCGAGGCCGATGCGGAAGGCCGCGCGATCGTCACTGACGAATCCCGCACCGCGCGCGAACGTGCCTTGAGGCGCGGAACACTGATCCATCGGCTGCTGCAATCGCTCCCCGATGTTGTCATCGAGCGGCGCGAAACCGCCGCGCGCGACTTCCTTCAGCGCAACGCGAAGCAGCTTTTCACAGAAGACGAACGCGCCGCACTCGCCGAGCAAGTGATCGCGCTGATCGAGACGCCCGCCTTCGCGCCCCTGTTTGCGCAAGGCAGCCGCGCCGAAGTCTCGATCGCGGGCCGTGTGGCGCGGCGCGGCCGCCCGCCCGCGCTGGTGTCCGGCCAGATCGACCGGCTGGTGGTGACAGCGAGCGATGTCCTGATCGTCGACTACAAGACCAATCATGCCCCGCCCCGCTCGGCTGCCGAGGCCCCGCAGGCCTATGTGCGGCAGCTCGCGCTTTATCGTGATGTGCTGCAGCGGCTTTATCCCGGCCGGAAGGTGCGCTGTGCACTGCTGTGGACAGAAACCGCCGCCATGATGGAAATTCCGGCCTCCGCGCTGGACGCAGAGCTGCAATCGCTGGTTTCCTGAGGCTCTGCCTGCCGTCCATGGCCCGAATGGCGGGGTTAACCCCTTGAATCGGAGCCCATTCCGGGCGCTGAGCCGGCGGCGGCCGATGGAACACGTCGCGGTGACCAGCCTTGACCCCGCAGGGGCGCATTCATAGGTTGGTCCTACGTTTCTTGCGCGCGATTCTTCAAACAGACCCCGCGCCTTTCATCCAATGAGGCAGATCACATGAGTGTGGGTAAGGTTTCGGACAACGATTTTGATGCGGAAGTTCTCAAGGCGGACGGCCCGGTCGTGGTCGACTTCTGGGCGGAATGGTGCGGCCCGTGCCGCATGATCGCGCCAGCGCTCGACGAGATCGCCGGTGTCATGGGCGACAAGGTCAAGATCGTGAAGCTCAACGTCGACGAGAGCCCGAAGACCGCGTCGAAGTACGGCGTGATGTCGATCCCCACCCTGATGATCTTCAAGGGCGGCGAGATGGCCTCGCGTCAGGTCGGCGCAGCTCCGAAGGCCAAGCTGCAGCAGTGGATCACCGCTGCGGTCTGATCGCGCGTTCAGATGAATCTGAGAACGGCCGGCGCAAGCTGGCCGTTTTTGTTTGGGCGTCTTGCTGAGGTCTTGAGAGATCTCTCACGGTCGTCCCCGCGCAGGCGGGGACCCATACGCCCTGAGTTTCCGATTTGAGGGAGATGCTAGAGCAGTCTTCGTATCATCATCACCTCGTTCGGTGGTTATGGGTCCCCGCCTGCGCGGGGACGACGATTGAGTGTGACGCG is from Afipia massiliensis and encodes:
- the trxA gene encoding thioredoxin, whose protein sequence is MSVGKVSDNDFDAEVLKADGPVVVDFWAEWCGPCRMIAPALDEIAGVMGDKVKIVKLNVDESPKTASKYGVMSIPTLMIFKGGEMASRQVGAAPKAKLQQWITAAV